A region of Streptomyces sp. NBC_01750 DNA encodes the following proteins:
- the egtD gene encoding L-histidine N(alpha)-methyltransferase produces MSPFLLTRTLPEDATDAALRADVLHGLTRTPKTLPPKWFYDARGSELFEEITRLPEYYPTRAEREILAARASEIAAVSGARTLVELGSGSSEKTRHLLDELHTLHSYVPVDVSESALTGAAQSLLAERPGLNVHALIADFTRGLVLPGTPGPRLVAFLGGTIGNLLPAERAVFLRSVRSLLAPGDSLLLGTDLVKDEEVLVRAYDDASGVTAAFNKNVLSVIARELGADVDPADFDHVAVWDREQEWIEMRLRARSALTVKIPELDLAVSFAAGEEMRTEVSAKFRQEGVRTELAEGGMELTHWWTDTEGRFALSLATAR; encoded by the coding sequence GTGAGCCCGTTCCTGCTGACCCGAACCCTGCCCGAGGACGCGACGGACGCCGCCCTGCGCGCGGATGTGCTGCACGGCCTGACCCGTACGCCCAAGACTCTGCCGCCGAAGTGGTTCTACGACGCCCGCGGCAGCGAGCTGTTCGAGGAGATCACCCGGCTGCCCGAGTACTACCCGACGCGTGCCGAGCGGGAGATCCTGGCCGCCCGCGCATCCGAGATCGCCGCGGTGAGCGGGGCACGCACCCTGGTGGAGCTGGGCTCCGGCTCCTCGGAGAAGACCCGGCATCTGCTGGACGAGCTTCACACTCTGCACAGTTATGTGCCGGTCGATGTGAGCGAGAGCGCTCTGACGGGCGCGGCTCAGTCGCTGCTCGCCGAGCGGCCCGGGCTGAACGTCCATGCCCTGATCGCCGACTTCACGCGCGGCCTTGTGCTGCCCGGCACCCCGGGGCCGCGGCTGGTCGCCTTCCTGGGCGGCACGATCGGCAATCTGCTGCCCGCCGAGCGCGCCGTGTTCCTGCGCTCCGTGCGGTCACTTCTCGCACCCGGCGACAGTCTGCTGCTCGGCACTGATCTGGTGAAGGACGAGGAAGTCCTGGTCAGGGCGTACGACGACGCGTCCGGTGTGACGGCCGCGTTCAACAAGAACGTGCTGTCCGTCATCGCCCGGGAGCTGGGCGCGGACGTCGACCCCGCCGACTTCGACCATGTGGCGGTGTGGGACCGCGAACAGGAGTGGATCGAGATGCGGCTGCGGGCCCGCTCCGCGCTGACCGTGAAGATCCCCGAGCTGGATCTGGCGGTCTCCTTCGCAGCGGGCGAGGAGATGCGTACGGAGGTGTCGGCGAAGTTCCGTCAGGAGGGTGTACGCACCGAACTGGCCGAAGGCGGGATGGAATTGACGCACTGGTGGACGGATACGGAAGGCAGGTTCGCGCTCTCTCTCGCGACGGCGCGCTGA